From the genome of Pelosinus fermentans DSM 17108:
GGAAGCATCTTCGTAGCTGGCTCGGCAGTACAGTGGCTGCGCGATGGTTTGAGACTGATAGAAGCGGCTCCTGATTCTGAATATATTGCTAAAAAAGTAAAAGATGCTGATGGCGTATATGTAGTACCTGCCTTTGTTGGTCTTGGTGCTCCATATTGGGATATGAAAGCTCGCGGTGCGATTCTTGGTTTGACCCGTGGAACCAGCAAATCTCACGTTGTTCGTGCGACGTTAGATTCTATGGCTTACCAGACAAAAGACGTACTGAGTGCCATGGAAGCTGATTCCGGCATTAAATTGCAGGCATTAAAAGTAGATGGCGGCGCTGTTGCTAATAACTTGTTAATGCAATTCCAGGCAGATATCTTAGGCGTTCCAGTGGATCGTCCTAAAGTGACTGAAACGACTGCTCTTGGTGCAGCTTATCTTGCAGGTTTAGCTGTTGGCGTATGGAAAACCAAAGAAGAGCTGATCAGTACTTGGCAGCTTGACAATCGTTTCGAGCCTACCATGGATGCTGCCCAAAGTGCAACATTGTACAAAGGCTGGCAAAAAGCGGTTAAGCGCGCTATGGACTGGGAAGACTAAATCCAATTTAATAGCTATTAAAGGGCTGAGATAAGAGATCCCTTTGTGTTCGATCAAACGGATACAAAGGGATCGTATTTGCTTTTTCCTGATTCTCAATAGAGTTTGTAAATTTGGGGAAAAAGCGCGGAAAGAATACGGATAACCGCAGAGACGCAGAGCGCACTGAGGGGTATTTTTTATATCTATCTATTTTTCTCTGTGTTCTCTGCGCCTCTGCGGTTAAAAACACAGGTGCAGCTAAGTTTTGGTTCAAGGATTTACTTTAGAAAAGGGGGATTGAGATGCAAAAGACGACAGTTGTAGTAATTGGTGGCGGTGCCACAGGGGTTGGTATTCTGCGTGATTTATGCATGCGGGGAGTTGATGCAATTCTTCTTGAGCAGCAGGATTTAGCCTATGGTACCAGCTCGCGTTATCATGGACTTTTGCATAGCGGTGGTCGTTATGCGGTAAAAGATGCCGAGGCAGGCAAGGAATGTATTGAGGAAAATACAATTTTACGTAAAATTGGCAGACATTGTGTAGAGCAAACAGAAGGATTTTTTGCTCGCACGCATTTAGATGACGAGGCATTTGAAGGAAAATGGGTGGAAGCATGCGCAAAAGTAGGAATTCCTACTATTCCCATTTCCGTAGAGGAGGCTCTTCGTTTAGAACCCAATCTAAGTCCCAAAATTAAGTCTGTATATCGGGTGCCGGATGCGGCCATCGATGGTTTTCGCATGGTCTGGCAAAATGTAGCATCGGCACGCAAATATGGCGGACGGGTACTAACCTACACTACCGTTATAGGTATCGAACAAAGTAATAATCAAGTGGTGGGCATTAAGGTTCGCAACACATTAACTGGTGAAGTCAGTAACATTGCTTGTGATTTCATTGTCAGTGCTGCTGGCTCTTGGGCTGGAGAAATTGCTGCTTTGGCAGGGATTAACGTAAATGTGCAGCCAGACAGAGGAACTTTAATTGCTTTTAATCATCGGATTACCAGCCGTATCGTGAATCGTTTGCGTCCGGCTTCCGACGGAGACATTTTTGTTCCCCACGGCTCCATAACGATTTTAGGTACCACATCTGCATCAGTAAACAAGCCGGATGATACGGTGCCGAACGCAAAAGAAGTAGTAGAACTCTTGAATATTGGGGAAGCTTTATTTGAAGATATCAGAAGCTATCGCATGCTCAGAGCCTTTGCCGGAACCAGGCCGCTGTATAGTGCGGATCCAAATGCAACAGGCCGTGGAGCATCTCGTGGTTTTGTGACTCTTGATCATGCACACGACGGATTAAAGGGTTTTGTCAGCGTAGTAGGGGGGAAATTCACTACCTATCGCTTAATGGCAGAAAAGGTAACCGATCTAGTATGTGGTTACTTGAATGTCAAAACACCTTGCCGTACAGCGGTAGAAAATCTTGTTGAGGATACTTCTCCTGCACTGATGGCAAAAGCTCGCTTGTATTTTCCTGCTTATGGTGCTGAACTTGCTGCTTCACGATTAGGTTCAGAAGGCTTGGAAAAGGTAATTGCCCGTATACAGGAAAAACCGGAAAAACGCCAATTATTGTGTGAGTGTGAAAATGTAACAATGGCTGAAGTGGAAGAAGCGGCAGCTGACAGTACCAGCTATATGATTAGCGATGTTCGTCGTAAGACTCGTATGGGGATGGGAACTTGTCAGGGAGCTTTCTGCACATTCCGCAGTGTAGGCGCAGTGGATGCCAATGGATTGTCATGGGGCAAAGATACCAATGTGTTATTCAAAGAATTCCTGCAAGGCCGCTGGAAAGGGATTCGTCCTATTTTGTGGGGCAATGTCATGCGTGAAATGGAACTGACCCGGGGAATTTATGAAGGAACTTTAAACATAAATGGAGCGATTGACAATGAGGGAATATGATATTGTAGTAATTGGCGGCGGCTTAGCAGGTTTAATGGCGGCGGCTGCAGCGACAAAACGCGGCAAGAAAGTAACACTATTGTCTTTAGGTTCGGGAACCTTAACCATTGGCGGCGGCATCGTTGATGTAATGGGATATTTGGAAGGCGGCATACCGGCAGCTACTCCAAGTGCAGGGCTGCTGCAAGTCGGTGAAGGTCATCCATACAAAAAAATTGGTCGCCCGGCAATCGAAGAATCGATTCGCTTCTTTAAAGAAATTTGCGAGCAAGAAGGATATTCCTATATTGGAAATCTAGACAAAACCCAATGGATACCGACTGCTGCTGGTACATTAAAACCAACTTGTCTTGTTCCCAAAACAATGGACACGACAGAACTTAAAAAAGCAGACAAAGTAACTGTATTGGGATTTGATGCATTAAAGGATTTTTATCCTAGCTTAATCGCCAAAAACTTTAAAAAGATTCCTGCATTTGCGCAAAAAGAGTATGAAGTCGTGATGGTTGATCCAAAACTATCTGAAGGCCGGGATGTTACTGCTTTGGATGTGGCTCGTTGGTTAGATACAGAGGAAGGTCTTGCAAGCTGCATTGAAAAGATGCGTAACGTGATTGATTCCGGCAGTGTGGTTATCATTCCGCCCGTATTAGGGACTCGTCCGGATTATGCAGTTAAAGAAAAATTAGAAAAAGCTTTAGGGTGTCATTTCATAGAAACAGCTTCTGTGCCTCCATCCATTACTGGTTTGCGCCTGCGTACCATGTTAGTACGATATCTGAAAAAAAATGGCGTACGAATTGTAGAACAAGCTATTGTAGCAAAATCCATTGTGGAAGACGGCAAATGCGTGGCAGTGATCACAGAAGGTGTGGATCGGGAACGTACCTACTATGCTAAATCCTTTATTTTAGCAAATGGCGGTTTCTATGGCGGTGGTCTGCTTGCAGAGCCAGGTAAGGTGATCGAGCCTATTTTCAATTTACCTGTAGAGGCTCCAACGGATCATGAATTGTGGGCGAATTATTCTTTATTCTCCAGTGAAGCACAGCCTTTTGCGAAACTTGGTTTAGATGTTGACGAAAAAATGCGTCCTCTTGATGCCAACGGCAAAGTGCTACTAAATAATGTTTATGTTGCGGGACGTAATCTGCGCGGCTATGATTTCAGCTTTGAGAAATCAGGGAATGGTGTAGCAATTGCGTCAGGTTATCAAGCGGCTATGTCAGTGTAAGGGGAGAAAAAAACAATGAAGAAACATCATAATAATCCAGATAGCTGTACAGCTTGTACGGTGTGTATTGCCAATTGCCCGGTAACAGCTGCGACTCGGAAGTTTCGTGGGCCTAAAATGGTTGGTCCTACCTTAGAAAGAATGAGATTATCACAAGATGATATAGAACCTTCCTTGGAGTATTGTTCTAATTGTAAGAATTGTGATATGTCATGCCCTTCTGGCGTTCCTATTTCAACTCTTAATATGTTAGCTCGAGCTAAATATTTTAAGAATCGTAAACGCAGCTTACGGGATTGGATTTTATCTCACGGCGAAAAAATGGCTAAATTGAGTGCTGCTACTCCAGGTATGGCTAATTTTGGAATGAAAATGAGCCGGGGTATATTGAAAAAGATCGGTATCTCTGATAAGGCGCCATTGCCGGCATATGCATCAAAATCTTTTAGCAAATTATTTAAAAATCTGAAACAAACCAGTTACCCGGATAAGGTTGTATTTTATCCTGGCTGCTTTATTAATTACAACGATCCCCAAGTTGGTATGGATTTTGTAGCAGTTATGCAAGCGAATAAATTGGAAGTGATTGTAGAAGAGGATTTTGTTTGCTGCGGTTCTCCATTAGTGGTAAACGGATTTTTGGATGAAGCAGAAGAAAATGCAAAACAGAATGTTCAAATCCTCAAGAAATGGACAGATAAAGGATATCCGATCATTACTTGCTGCACCAGCTGCGGTTTGATGTTGAAACAAGAATATCAGGAACTGTTCCATATTGAAGGTGTGGCAGAATATGCAAAACATTTGTATGATGCAGATGAATTTTTACTGGATCTTCATGATCAAGGACGTTTGAATACAAATTTTGGCACATTAAATGAAAAATATATGTATCATGCTCCTTGTCATTTAAGAGCGCAAGGTATGGGGTTACCAGGAGTCGAGTTGTTAGCTTTAATTCCAGGGCTTGATGTGCAGGATGCAGATGCTGGCTGTTGCGGTATTTCGGGTAATTATGGTTTTAAAGACGACAAATATGATATTTCCATGGAGATCGGCTCAGGCTTATTCAAAGCAATTAAGGATAGTGGCCGTGATACCGTTGTTTCGGAATGTGGAACATGCCGTTTGCAAATTGGCCACGGAGCCAATGTAAAGACATTGCACCCATTGACATTAGTGCGTAAATCCTATGAAGCGTATCACAAATAGGATTACTCTTGATTTAATTCCTTGAATACTCTCTACCTGGTGGCTAATACCTAATGCAGCAAATCATAGTTGGGTGAAAATTGGCCCTGCAGTAGAATTCGGTTTGATTCATAGTTGCTAAATGCTGAATACACATATGGGAGGGAAAACCTTATGATACAGAAAAGAGTAGGTCTGTTTCACTTGATAATTGTGATGCTCGTTGGTATAATAGCACCATTTCTAGTGGAGTATATAGGGAATTTGGGAGCAATAGTCAGTGTTTTGGTAGTGGCTGGTGTTTCAACAGCCGTTTTAATCAGAACTTGGCCTCGGACTGGAGACATAGAGAGAAGTCAGGTCCAATCTTCTGTAAAACAAACTCAATCGATGCCCCAGGTGGATATGTACGGTATTTCCGAAGATTTATCCTTTATATCCCAGCAGTTGGCTTGGGTTGCAGGGCATAGCAACACCGCATTAAAAAAGCTAACCAAACAGTCCAATACCATAGCCCAAGAAAGTGAAACCACGGCAAGCAGTGCCCAGGAGGCTTCTGCAGGTGTAGAAGAAATTGCTTCTAATGCAGCGGTTGTGGCAAATGCTTCCCAGCAAGCTTTAAAACAGTGCCAGAGTTCCACGCAATTAGCACTGAATAATCAGCTGCAAATTACACAGGCAAGCAATACCATGCTGGAAGTAGCCCAGGTAGTGGAAACTTCGGTACGTGATATGGAAGAATTGAATGTAGCATCAAAGCGGATTGGTGCTTTTGTCGGCAAAATTCAAGGGATTGCCAGTCAAACAAACTTATTGGCTTTGAATGCAGCCATTGAGGCAGCCCGTGCAGGAGAACAAGGCCGGGGGTTTGCCGTTGTGGCAGAAGAAGTACGCAAATTGGCTAGTGAAAGTGAAGCCGTAACTCATGAAGTGGAAGAAACAGTGAGGGATATCACCAATCGTACGAGCTATGTTACGGCACATATGCAAGGCAGCAAGGAAAAAATTCAGGGTATTGAGCAATTGGCAAGAAAATCTGCAGAGAGTATGCAGGAAATAGTGAATACTGTTAACGAAATCGAAAGCACAGTAGAAAAATTGTGCAGCCTTTCCAATGACCAGCAAATGACTACAGAACAAATGGCCCAAGCGGTAGAGAGTATTGGGAGTGCTACCGTTGAAATTGCTGCTGGCACGCAAGAAGCATTGAAAAGTATTGGCCAGCAGGAACATGATATTGAAGAAGTATATGCATTAACGAAAAAAATGACAGCTGCTGTAGATCAAATACAAGAAGTTGCCGCTATTTTTAAAACCGGCAAAGAATTAGTATTTGGTTTTAACCCATTTACAGCGCCACAAGTAATTAAAGAAAATTATACGCCGATATTAGAAGCGATTGCCAAGAAATTAGGACTAGAACCTAAAATCATTATCGTTTCTGATTATGATTCTTTGGGGCGGTCCTTATTGAAAGGTACAATTGATGTAGGGTGGTTTTCTCCTTTTGCCTATGTTTCTGCAAAAGATAAAGGTGAGATTACTCCTTTAGTGACTACGGTAGTGAACAAAAATGCTTCCTATCATGGTTATATCATTGCTCGTAAAGATAAAGCGTTTCAGTCGATAGATAGTCTGCAAGGTAAACGTTTTGCCTTTGTTGACAAACAATCAGCCTCTGGATACGTATATCCAAAGGCCATGTTATTAGAACAGGGGAAAGATCCGGAAACATTTTTCTCAGAGACGGTCTTCTTAGGCAGTCACAATCGGGTCATTGATGCAGTCCTGGATGGTACGGTTGATGCAGGCGCTACTTATTCAGAAGCTGTAGAAACTGCTAAAGAGTATGGACTTGCTGTACATAATTTGGTAATATTAAAGCAAACCGATGCGATACCCAAAGATGTTATTGCTGGGCGACCTGGACTTGATGAACAATTGTTGGCAAGTCTTAAACAGGTTTTTATAGAAACTACCGATAGGACATCTGCACATGCTTCAGTGATGAAAAAAACTGGATTAAATGGTTTTATTGAAGCCCAGGATCAGGTGTATGATGTGATCAGAAAAGCAGCCAATGTACTAAAATAAAAAGTGAAGAGAGTGTGAATGTAGTAGTATGATCAAGAAGACGAAAATTGTATGTACAATGGGTCCTAGCACAGGAAAGCAAGAAATCATGGAAAAACTAATAGAGGCGGGTATGAATGTAGCGCGCTTTAATTTTTCCCATGGTGACCATGCAGAACACAGTGTTCGTATCAACATGCTGCGTGCCGCGTCGGCAGCCAAGAAAACTCCGGTAGCCGTATTACTTGATACCAAGGGACCCGAAATGCGCCTTGGCAATTTTGTAGAAGGCAAAGTGACCATTGAACAAGGTCAAAAATTTATCCTAACCTCCAGAGACATAGAAGGAACAAAAGAGATTTGCTCCGTGAATCATCGTCATTTGCCCCAAGAAGTAGCTGCCGGCAATCAAATTCTGCTATCCGATGGACTGATTTGTCTTCAAGTTGATAAAGTAGAAGGAGATGATATTCATACTACGGTATTAAATACGGGTGTGATTGGGAATCGCAAACGTGTAGCAGCCCCAGGTGTATCGGTCAATTTACCCCCTTTATCGGAACAAGATATTAAAGACGTATTGTTTGCTGCCAAAGAAGGCATGGATTTTATTGCAGCCTCCTTTATCCAAAGAGCAGCTGACGTATTGACCATTCGCAAATTATTGGAAGAAGCCAACTCCGATATCCATATTATCTCTAAAATTGAAAATGCCGAAGGCGTAAAAAACATTGATGAAATCATTAAAGTATCCGATGGAATTATGGTTGCCCGAGGTGATTTAGGAGTAGAAATTCCAACGGAAGAAGTTCCATTGGTGCAGAAAATGATCATTGAAAAGTGTAATAAGCTAGGCAAACCTGTAATTACCGCTACTCAAATGCTGGAATCCATGATCAACAATCCTCGCCCTACCCGTGCAGAAGCCAGTGATGTTGCAAATGCCATTCTGGATGGAACGGATGCCATCATGCTCAGTGGTGAAACCGCCAGCGGCGATTATCCAGTAGAAGCAGTAGAAATGATGTCAAAAATAGCAGTACGTACGGAACAAGGCTTAAAGTACAGTGAAATTCTGCATAATAAAGGCATGTTAACCCAGCGTACCACAACGGAAGCCATCAGTCATGCAACGGTACAAGTGGCTCATGAACTCAGTGCAGCGTCTATTATTACAGATACCCAAACCGGCTACAGTGCCAGAATGGTATCCAAATACCGTCCTTTGGCTCACATTGTAGCGGTAACGCCTTATGAAAGAACCGTTCGTAAAATGCTTCTGCTATGGGGTGTACAGCCAGTTCTTCGTGCCGCATCAAAAAATAGTGATGAAATGGTGCAAAATGATATTAACAGTGCAGTTGCCTCTGGAATTGTCAGTGAAGGTGACTTAGTGGTAATTACGGCAGGTGTTCATGCAACAGGCACAGGAACGACGAATATGATTCGGGTGCATGTAGTAGGCAACATTTTATTACGAGGCGTTGGTATTGGCGCAACAGCAGTAACGGGTAAAGTTTGTATAGCCCATTCCATCAAAGATGTGCAGAGCAAATTTAAAGAAGGCGAAATACTAGTGGTTTCCCATGTGGATGATGAAACGGCAAAATATGCAGCCAAAGCGTCAGCTGTGATAGCAGAAGAAGGCGGCTTGACCTCACATGCAGCAATTGTAGGCATTAGTGCAGGCATACCGGTGATTGTGGGTGCAGATGGTGCTACGGAACGCTTAACCGATGGTGCGGTTGTAACAGTAGATGCAGCTCGCGGACTAGTTTACAGCGGCGAAATTAACGCACGGTAATAGTTTGAAAATTGTTTACAATTTTTCTCGTAATTTTTGTTAAAACTAGCAGGAGTTACTTATTGTATGGCGAAGTTAGTATATTAGAAATAATGTACCTTCGCTGGTAGTATATTTTTTTGACAAGATGGGACAAAAATTGTGCCATGGGGACGTTAAATGTCCCGAAGGAAGAGGTCATGTGGAAAAAAGCCGTCCAGCTTCAGCGTAAAATTGCTCCTGAATTTATTGCAGCCATTGAAGAACGATATGATATTTTGAGATCCATTCAGCATAGTGAACCTGTGGGGCGAAGAGCATTAGCCGCCATGTTAGAAAAAGGCGAGCGGGTGGTGCGTGCCCAGGTAGAATTTTTGAAGAATGCTGGATTGGTAGATTTCTCTCAAATGGGCATGACAATCACGTTGGAAGGTCAGTTGTTGCTGAAAGATTTATCTGAATATATCAAAGCTCTTCATGGACTAACGACATTAGAAGATGAACTTTCGGAAAAGCTAGGACTTAAACAAGTCATTATTATTCCTGGTGACAGCGATAGTGACACTGGGGTACGCAGGGAATTAGGGCGTGCTGCTGCTAATGTACTGGCTCAACATTTAAATAAGAATGATATGATTGTTGCGGTAAGCGGCGGAACCATTATGGCCAATGTGGCAGAAGCTATTCATTTTACTCAGCCTTCTGTTACTGTTGTTCCAGCCCGGGGCGGGCTTGGGGAGAAAGTAGAGAACCAGGCCAATACCATTGCAGCTGCTATGGCTACCAAATTAGGCGGCAAATATCGTATGATTCATGTGCCTGAGGGGATCAGTGAAGAAATGCTCGGTGTGATGGTGGCTAATAATAGCAATATTCTTACTGTAGCAGATATGATTAAACATGCAGATGTTCTGATACATGGCATTGGTCAAGCGCAGGAAATGGCTGTTCGCCGAGGGTTTGATGAGGAATTTGTTTCTAAACTCATCAATAGCGGTGCTGTTGGCGAGGCATTAGGGCATTATTGTACCGTAGAAGGTAAAAACATTTATATTACAAGCAGTGTGGGGTTACATCTGGATGATTTGGCGGATATCGGTGTAGTAGTAGCTGTAGCAGGAGGCCAAAGGAAAGCAGAGGCCATTGTGGCTGTTACGAATGCCGGTGGGCAGGATGTGCTGATTACAGACGAATCTGCAGCCAAAGCCATTCAGAGTATTATATAA
Proteins encoded in this window:
- the glpA gene encoding anaerobic glycerol-3-phosphate dehydrogenase subunit GlpA, with the translated sequence MQKTTVVVIGGGATGVGILRDLCMRGVDAILLEQQDLAYGTSSRYHGLLHSGGRYAVKDAEAGKECIEENTILRKIGRHCVEQTEGFFARTHLDDEAFEGKWVEACAKVGIPTIPISVEEALRLEPNLSPKIKSVYRVPDAAIDGFRMVWQNVASARKYGGRVLTYTTVIGIEQSNNQVVGIKVRNTLTGEVSNIACDFIVSAAGSWAGEIAALAGINVNVQPDRGTLIAFNHRITSRIVNRLRPASDGDIFVPHGSITILGTTSASVNKPDDTVPNAKEVVELLNIGEALFEDIRSYRMLRAFAGTRPLYSADPNATGRGASRGFVTLDHAHDGLKGFVSVVGGKFTTYRLMAEKVTDLVCGYLNVKTPCRTAVENLVEDTSPALMAKARLYFPAYGAELAASRLGSEGLEKVIARIQEKPEKRQLLCECENVTMAEVEEAAADSTSYMISDVRRKTRMGMGTCQGAFCTFRSVGAVDANGLSWGKDTNVLFKEFLQGRWKGIRPILWGNVMREMELTRGIYEGTLNINGAIDNEGI
- the glpB gene encoding anaerobic glycerol-3-phosphate dehydrogenase subunit GlpB, translated to MREYDIVVIGGGLAGLMAAAAATKRGKKVTLLSLGSGTLTIGGGIVDVMGYLEGGIPAATPSAGLLQVGEGHPYKKIGRPAIEESIRFFKEICEQEGYSYIGNLDKTQWIPTAAGTLKPTCLVPKTMDTTELKKADKVTVLGFDALKDFYPSLIAKNFKKIPAFAQKEYEVVMVDPKLSEGRDVTALDVARWLDTEEGLASCIEKMRNVIDSGSVVIIPPVLGTRPDYAVKEKLEKALGCHFIETASVPPSITGLRLRTMLVRYLKKNGVRIVEQAIVAKSIVEDGKCVAVITEGVDRERTYYAKSFILANGGFYGGGLLAEPGKVIEPIFNLPVEAPTDHELWANYSLFSSEAQPFAKLGLDVDEKMRPLDANGKVLLNNVYVAGRNLRGYDFSFEKSGNGVAIASGYQAAMSV
- a CDS encoding anaerobic glycerol-3-phosphate dehydrogenase subunit C, coding for MKKHHNNPDSCTACTVCIANCPVTAATRKFRGPKMVGPTLERMRLSQDDIEPSLEYCSNCKNCDMSCPSGVPISTLNMLARAKYFKNRKRSLRDWILSHGEKMAKLSAATPGMANFGMKMSRGILKKIGISDKAPLPAYASKSFSKLFKNLKQTSYPDKVVFYPGCFINYNDPQVGMDFVAVMQANKLEVIVEEDFVCCGSPLVVNGFLDEAEENAKQNVQILKKWTDKGYPIITCCTSCGLMLKQEYQELFHIEGVAEYAKHLYDADEFLLDLHDQGRLNTNFGTLNEKYMYHAPCHLRAQGMGLPGVELLALIPGLDVQDADAGCCGISGNYGFKDDKYDISMEIGSGLFKAIKDSGRDTVVSECGTCRLQIGHGANVKTLHPLTLVRKSYEAYHK
- the phnD gene encoding phosphate/phosphite/phosphonate ABC transporter substrate-binding protein, with amino-acid sequence MIQKRVGLFHLIIVMLVGIIAPFLVEYIGNLGAIVSVLVVAGVSTAVLIRTWPRTGDIERSQVQSSVKQTQSMPQVDMYGISEDLSFISQQLAWVAGHSNTALKKLTKQSNTIAQESETTASSAQEASAGVEEIASNAAVVANASQQALKQCQSSTQLALNNQLQITQASNTMLEVAQVVETSVRDMEELNVASKRIGAFVGKIQGIASQTNLLALNAAIEAARAGEQGRGFAVVAEEVRKLASESEAVTHEVEETVRDITNRTSYVTAHMQGSKEKIQGIEQLARKSAESMQEIVNTVNEIESTVEKLCSLSNDQQMTTEQMAQAVESIGSATVEIAAGTQEALKSIGQQEHDIEEVYALTKKMTAAVDQIQEVAAIFKTGKELVFGFNPFTAPQVIKENYTPILEAIAKKLGLEPKIIIVSDYDSLGRSLLKGTIDVGWFSPFAYVSAKDKGEITPLVTTVVNKNASYHGYIIARKDKAFQSIDSLQGKRFAFVDKQSASGYVYPKAMLLEQGKDPETFFSETVFLGSHNRVIDAVLDGTVDAGATYSEAVETAKEYGLAVHNLVILKQTDAIPKDVIAGRPGLDEQLLASLKQVFIETTDRTSAHASVMKKTGLNGFIEAQDQVYDVIRKAANVLK
- the pyk gene encoding pyruvate kinase, yielding MIKKTKIVCTMGPSTGKQEIMEKLIEAGMNVARFNFSHGDHAEHSVRINMLRAASAAKKTPVAVLLDTKGPEMRLGNFVEGKVTIEQGQKFILTSRDIEGTKEICSVNHRHLPQEVAAGNQILLSDGLICLQVDKVEGDDIHTTVLNTGVIGNRKRVAAPGVSVNLPPLSEQDIKDVLFAAKEGMDFIAASFIQRAADVLTIRKLLEEANSDIHIISKIENAEGVKNIDEIIKVSDGIMVARGDLGVEIPTEEVPLVQKMIIEKCNKLGKPVITATQMLESMINNPRPTRAEASDVANAILDGTDAIMLSGETASGDYPVEAVEMMSKIAVRTEQGLKYSEILHNKGMLTQRTTTEAISHATVQVAHELSAASIITDTQTGYSARMVSKYRPLAHIVAVTPYERTVRKMLLLWGVQPVLRAASKNSDEMVQNDINSAVASGIVSEGDLVVITAGVHATGTGTTNMIRVHVVGNILLRGVGIGATAVTGKVCIAHSIKDVQSKFKEGEILVVSHVDDETAKYAAKASAVIAEEGGLTSHAAIVGISAGIPVIVGADGATERLTDGAVVTVDAARGLVYSGEINAR
- a CDS encoding sugar-binding transcriptional regulator, which translates into the protein MTRWDKNCAMGTLNVPKEEVMWKKAVQLQRKIAPEFIAAIEERYDILRSIQHSEPVGRRALAAMLEKGERVVRAQVEFLKNAGLVDFSQMGMTITLEGQLLLKDLSEYIKALHGLTTLEDELSEKLGLKQVIIIPGDSDSDTGVRRELGRAAANVLAQHLNKNDMIVAVSGGTIMANVAEAIHFTQPSVTVVPARGGLGEKVENQANTIAAAMATKLGGKYRMIHVPEGISEEMLGVMVANNSNILTVADMIKHADVLIHGIGQAQEMAVRRGFDEEFVSKLINSGAVGEALGHYCTVEGKNIYITSSVGLHLDDLADIGVVVAVAGGQRKAEAIVAVTNAGGQDVLITDESAAKAIQSII